In the Euphorbia lathyris chromosome 5, ddEupLath1.1, whole genome shotgun sequence genome, one interval contains:
- the LOC136230962 gene encoding protein TIC 20-II, chloroplastic, with amino-acid sequence MASISFLRLSPLISPKTLAKPYAPCSSFTPPLPLPLKSPSNVRFSHKSATTRMSYNPTPATDRLISAVAYTLPFFNSLQYGRFLFTQYPALGVLFDPIIPLLSLYRSIPYASFVAFFALYLGVVRNPSFNQYVRFNSMQAVTLDVLLVVPLLLTRIFSPGPRGLGFKLMVWGHNAVFLFSCFCFVYALVSSILGKTPYLPFVGEAAGRQI; translated from the coding sequence ATGGCTTCCATTTCTTTTCTTCGCCTCTCTCCACTTATCTCTCCAAAAACCCTAGCAAAACCCTACGCACCTTGTTCTTCCTTCACCCCTCCGTTGCCTCTTCCTCTCAAATCGCCCTCCAATGTCCGTTTCTCGCACAAATCCGCCACCACTCGGATGTCCTACAATCCGACACCAGCTACAGATCGCTTAATCTCAGCTGTCGCTTACACTCTCCCTTTCTTCAACTCTCTCCAATACGGTCGATTCCTCTTTACTCAATACCCAGCCTTGGGTGTGCTCTTCGATCCTATAATCCCTCTCTTGAGCCTATACAGATCAATTCCATATGCTAGTTTTGTGGCCTTCTTCGCTCTTTACTTGGGCGTTGTCAGAAATCCAAGCTTTAACCAGTATGTGAGATTCAATTCGATGCAAGCTGTCACTCTGGATGTGCTCTTGGTGGTGCCTTTGCTTCTGACCCGAATATTCAGTCCAGGTCCAAGAGGGTTAGGGTTTAAGCTGATGGTTTGGGGTCATAATGCTGTGTTTTTGTTTAGTTGTTTCTGCTTTGTTTATGCTTTGGTGAGTTCTATTCTAGGTAAGACTCCTTATTTGCCTTTTGTTGGTGAAGCTGCTGGTAGGCAAATCTAG